From Mucilaginibacter rubeus, a single genomic window includes:
- a CDS encoding DUF1349 domain-containing protein — MKKLTFLTLFVLLSKFGLAQNLNSMQWYSKPQKSSIEGSTLHMTVDPATDYWRVTHYGFIRDNGPFYFTEQDGDFEASVKITGAYKELFHQAGLMVRIDNKNWIKTGIEYVDGVQNVSAVVTREVSDWSVVPRHDSPKSVWLKLLRKGDFVEIKYSFDGEKYDMLRLAYFPSNVKAMIGMVAAAPGKQSFDVKFEDFKVEKVTK; from the coding sequence ATGAAAAAACTAACCTTTTTAACCTTATTTGTCCTGCTCAGCAAATTTGGTTTAGCGCAAAATTTAAACAGTATGCAATGGTACAGTAAACCCCAAAAATCATCAATAGAAGGCAGTACGCTACACATGACCGTTGACCCGGCAACCGATTACTGGCGGGTAACACATTATGGCTTTATCAGGGATAACGGCCCTTTCTATTTTACCGAACAGGATGGCGATTTTGAGGCAAGCGTAAAAATTACCGGTGCCTACAAGGAGCTGTTTCATCAGGCCGGCCTAATGGTGCGGATAGATAACAAAAACTGGATAAAAACCGGGATAGAATATGTTGACGGTGTTCAAAACGTAAGCGCAGTAGTTACCCGCGAAGTATCAGACTGGTCGGTAGTGCCAAGGCATGACAGTCCTAAATCTGTTTGGCTGAAGTTGTTACGCAAAGGCGATTTTGTGGAGATCAAATATTCCTTTGATGGCGAAAAATATGACATGCTCCGCCTGGCTTATTTCCCGTCAAATGTAAAAGCGATGATAGGCATGGTTGCAGCAGCACCCGGCAAACAAAGCTTCGATGTTAAATTTGAAGATTTTAAAGTGGAGAAGGTAACGAAGTAG
- a CDS encoding efflux RND transporter periplasmic adaptor subunit has translation MKLKYIILLSSISLMAACAGNQKPVDLTENKKSTPKATEYETGKVSEKALSSEARLPGQLKPYNEVNLFPKVNGFVKTVFVDRGTLVKKGQLLVTLEAPEMESQLQAADSRYMQAKENAVASKEKYQRLKEAAKEPGSVSPLELDNALSKMKADDAMARSESSIVASVRTMQDYLNIRAPFDGMIIQRNVSPGALVAPGKGTDLPMLILQDTRKLRLEVYIPEDYVDKVDLKQQVKFTFNAMPGQEQTAKISRSANALGSMRSEAIEIDVQNHQGILKPGMYAEVKIPMLSGAKSLLVPNNAIIRSTEREYVVAVKNGKAVLTDIKEGLTRHDSTEVFGNLKANDTILKNASDEIKDGAVIN, from the coding sequence ATGAAACTAAAATATATCATACTGCTAAGCAGTATCAGCCTGATGGCCGCATGTGCAGGCAATCAAAAACCGGTGGACCTTACAGAAAACAAAAAATCCACTCCAAAAGCAACTGAATACGAAACCGGGAAGGTATCTGAAAAGGCGCTGTCAAGCGAAGCCCGGTTGCCCGGCCAGTTAAAGCCTTATAACGAAGTTAACCTGTTCCCGAAAGTAAACGGGTTTGTTAAAACTGTTTTTGTTGATCGTGGTACACTGGTTAAAAAGGGACAATTATTGGTCACTTTAGAGGCGCCGGAAATGGAATCACAACTGCAGGCTGCCGACTCAAGGTATATGCAGGCCAAGGAAAATGCCGTTGCCAGCAAGGAAAAATATCAGCGCTTAAAAGAAGCCGCTAAAGAGCCTGGCTCGGTATCGCCGCTTGAGCTCGATAACGCGCTGTCAAAAATGAAGGCTGATGATGCCATGGCCCGTTCAGAAAGCTCTATCGTAGCATCTGTGCGTACCATGCAGGATTACCTGAACATTCGTGCCCCGTTTGACGGCATGATCATTCAGCGTAACGTATCGCCGGGTGCTTTGGTAGCTCCAGGTAAGGGTACAGACCTGCCTATGCTTATTTTGCAGGATACCCGTAAACTACGTTTGGAGGTTTATATCCCCGAGGATTATGTAGATAAAGTAGACCTGAAACAACAGGTGAAATTTACCTTTAACGCCATGCCCGGACAGGAACAAACCGCAAAGATCAGTCGCTCGGCCAATGCCCTTGGAAGTATGCGTTCCGAAGCTATTGAAATAGATGTGCAAAACCATCAGGGGATATTAAAACCGGGCATGTACGCCGAAGTAAAGATCCCGATGTTGTCGGGTGCAAAATCACTGTTGGTTCCCAATAATGCTATCATCCGCTCTACCGAGCGGGAATATGTGGTCGCCGTAAAAAATGGCAAAGCCGTTTTAACCGATATCAAGGAAGGGCTTACAAGGCATGACTCGACCGAGGTGTTCGGTAATTTGAAAGCTAATGATACCATCCTTAAGAACGCCAGTGATGAGATTAAGGATGGCGCGGTGATTAATTAG
- the abc-f gene encoding ribosomal protection-like ABC-F family protein, which yields MLILHDITYIHSNRDLLFAGIDLVVNKHDKIALIGNNGTGKSTLLKILAGNLKPATGVVKTDSRPYFVPQIFGQYNDFTVAEALQIADKLHALQQILDGNVTDENMIILNDDWAIEERCTEAFIHWQLTDIDLAQKMGSLSGGQKTKVFLAGIAIHRPEIVLLDEPSNHLDSAARELLYNYIQTTNNTLLVVSHDRTLLNLLNTVCELSKRGITVYGGNYDFYAEQKDIESEALNQDVKSKEKALRKAKETERESMERQQKLDARGKKKQEKAGVPTIMMKTLKNSAEKSTSKMQGVHAEKTGTIAQELSQLRTRLPDIDKMKMDFDNSALHKGKVLITAKDLNFGYAGEVLWNPPLSFQITSGERLVIRGANGSGKTTLIKMLLGQLEPQSGMMERAKVKAIYIDQDYSLINNKFSVYQQAEEFNSGALQEHDIKIRLNRFLFTREDWDKPCSALSGGEKMRLMLCSLTIGNQAPDMIILDEPTNNLDIQNIEILTAAISDYRGTLIVVSHDEYFLKQVNVEREILIG from the coding sequence ATGCTTATTCTTCACGATATTACCTATATACACTCTAACCGTGATCTTTTATTTGCCGGTATTGATCTCGTAGTTAACAAACATGATAAAATAGCCCTGATAGGCAACAACGGCACCGGAAAATCAACCCTGCTTAAAATCCTGGCCGGAAATTTAAAACCAGCCACCGGCGTGGTTAAAACTGATTCGCGACCTTACTTTGTTCCGCAGATCTTCGGGCAGTATAACGACTTTACCGTTGCCGAAGCACTGCAAATAGCTGATAAGCTGCATGCCTTGCAACAGATCCTCGACGGTAATGTAACCGACGAGAACATGATCATCCTCAATGATGACTGGGCCATTGAAGAACGCTGCACCGAAGCGTTTATTCATTGGCAGCTTACCGATATTGATCTGGCGCAGAAAATGGGTTCGCTTAGTGGCGGGCAAAAAACAAAGGTATTTTTGGCAGGTATAGCCATTCATCGTCCGGAAATAGTTTTACTGGACGAGCCAAGCAATCACCTGGATAGTGCCGCGCGTGAGCTGCTTTATAACTACATCCAAACAACAAATAACACACTGCTGGTGGTTAGCCACGACCGTACCCTGCTTAACCTGCTCAATACCGTTTGCGAACTCAGCAAACGCGGTATAACCGTTTATGGCGGCAACTATGATTTTTATGCAGAGCAAAAAGATATCGAAAGCGAAGCCCTGAACCAGGATGTAAAAAGCAAGGAAAAAGCGCTTCGTAAAGCCAAAGAAACAGAGCGGGAATCTATGGAGCGGCAGCAGAAACTGGACGCCCGGGGCAAAAAGAAGCAGGAAAAAGCAGGTGTGCCCACCATCATGATGAAAACCCTGAAAAACAGCGCTGAAAAAAGCACATCAAAAATGCAGGGAGTGCACGCCGAAAAAACCGGTACTATAGCACAGGAACTGAGCCAACTGCGTACCCGCCTGCCCGATATCGATAAAATGAAGATGGACTTTGATAATTCCGCTCTTCATAAAGGAAAAGTACTAATAACCGCAAAGGACCTGAATTTTGGATATGCAGGTGAAGTGCTGTGGAATCCGCCGCTCAGCTTTCAGATCACCAGTGGTGAAAGATTAGTGATCAGAGGGGCAAACGGTTCGGGCAAAACTACGCTCATAAAAATGCTGCTGGGCCAGCTGGAACCACAATCCGGCATGATGGAACGGGCAAAAGTTAAGGCCATTTATATCGATCAGGATTACTCGCTGATCAATAATAAATTCAGCGTTTACCAACAAGCCGAAGAATTTAATTCCGGCGCACTGCAGGAGCATGATATCAAAATCCGCCTCAACCGGTTCCTGTTTACCCGCGAGGATTGGGATAAACCATGCAGCGCCCTTAGCGGCGGCGAAAAAATGAGGCTGATGCTTTGCTCGCTAACCATCGGCAACCAGGCCCCTGATATGATCATCCTGGATGAGCCTACCAATAACCTCGATATTCAAAATATCGAGATATTAACCGCGGCTATTAGTGACTATCGCGGTACGCTGATCGTAGTATCTCACGATGAATATTTTTTAAAGCAGGTAAATGTGGAGCGGGAGATTTTGATAGGGTGA